TGCACCGGATGAAGACGGATGCCGATGGCCGCCCGCAGAGCGAGGGAGCACCGGTGGTCCCGCTCGACCACGGGGCGCATGCTGCCGCGTCCACGCCGGAGACCGCCGCGCCCACCGACGACCCGGAAGCATCCGCGACGGCGACGCCGAAGCACCACTCCCCCGCCGCACCCCCGAAGGAATCGGAAATACCCGCGAGGACGACGACGTCCAAGACCCCACACCGCTCCCCCACCGCCGCCGACCTTCGCCCGATGCTCGCGACCTCCGCGACCCCGGGCCTCGCGCGTGCCGCCGCCGAGCGGTGGGGCCGGGCGTGGGTGGAGATGAAGTGGGACGGCATCCGGGGTCTCGGCATCTGGGATGGCGAGCGGCTGCGGCTGCGTTCGCGCAACGGCAACGACCTCACCGCGACCTACCCTGAACTGACCACGGCCGACCTGGGCCTCGGCCCCGAGCCCGCGGTCGTCGACGGCGAGATCGTCGCCCTCGACGAGCAGGGCCGACCGAGCTTTCCTCGCCTGCAGAAGCGCATGAACCTCGCCCAGCCGCGCGAGATCGACCGCGAGGCCCGGCGCACCCCCGTCCAGCTCTACCTGTTCGATGTCCTCACCGTGGGCGATCGCGACGTCGCCTCCCTGCCGCTGGTCGAGCGGCGCGGCATCCTGGAATCTCTGGCACGGGATGCCGCTGCCCCCGTCGTCGTTCCGCCGGTCTTCGACGACGTGGATGCGGCCGTCGCCACGAGCGGCCGCTTCGGGCTCGAGGGTGTCGTCGTCAAAGACCCGTCGTCGACCTACCGCCGCGGCGAACGGTCGGAGCTCTGGCTCAAGGTGAAGCACTCACGCACGCAGGAGGTCGTGATCGGCGGCATCCGCCCGGGTAAAGGAAACCGTTCGGGCACGATCGGGTCGTTGCTGGTCGGTGTACCCGGCCCGGAGGGGTTGCAGTACGCCGGCCGCGTCGGTTCGGGTTTCGGCGAGCAGACCCTCGCGCGGCTCACCGAGTTGCTCGGCCCCCTCGGCAGCGAGGAGAACCCGTTCGTGGGGGTTCCCGCGGCCGATACGCGCGATGCCGTGTGGATACGCCCCGAGCTCGTCGCCGAGGTCGAGTTCGCGGAGTTCACGCCCGGTGGCATCCTGCGGCAGGCGCGGTGGCGAGGGCTGCGGCCCGACAAGAACGCGGGCGACGTCGTGCGGGAGGACTCGCTCTCAAGCGGAGGGTGAGGCACCGTCGCGAGAGCGTTTCTCATCGGCGCAGCCAGTCGCGAACGGCGGTGACGACCGCCGCCGCGCCGACGACGGGTGCGAGGTGGCCGACCTCGCCGAAGACGATGACCTCCGCGTGACCGGGGAATGCCGCCTGGAGCTCATAGGCCTGCTCGAGCGGAAGCCACGGGTCGTCGCGGCCCCACCCGATCCGCACGGCGCATCGGGTCGCGTGCAGCGCGTCCGCAATCGCGCGAGTGTCCGATGAGGCGACACCGACGATCTGCCGGTAGAACGACGCTTGGCCGCGGGCATCCAGCCAGGGGCTCGCGAGCATGTCGACGATTCCCGCCCTCTCGCGCGGCGGGAGCGCCGTGGAGATGTACTCCCTCACCAAGGCGGCATGCAGATTCGCGGGCAGCCGGGCGAAGACCTCCGCGTGCTCGGCTACGAGGACGAAGAAGGGCGAGCCCCACGGATCGAGGGTCACGATGTCCCACAGGAACAGATCAGCGAAGTCGGCGCCGTGCAAAAGATGCGCCATGAGGGCCACAGCGCCGCCGATGTCGTGCGCCACCACGTGCGGACGCCGCAGCCCCAGAGCTGCAGCAGGGCGACCAACCGCTCCGCCTGTGCACGCAGATCGGTCGCCACGGTGGCATCCCGGTCGGACTCTCCGTATCCCGGCATGTCCCAGAGGAACACGCGGTAGTCCCGGCTGAGCTCGCGCGCCACCTGCGCCCAGACGCGCGAAGACCACGGCGTGCCGTGACACAACACGACCTCGCCGCGCGCTGCCCCGACGGGCTCGAGGACCCACGTGGCGAGCGAGGTCTCGCCCATCATCACGAAGCGCGGGTCGGGCAGGGTCGGGTCGTATGTCACCATGGCTCGACGGTAAAACCTCAGGTCGACCTGAGGTCAAGACGAAAGGAGCGATCGTGAAGATCGGCGAGGCCTCCCGACGTGTCGGCGTTCCTGCGCACGTCCTTCGGCACTGGCACGACAGCGGTGTCGTCGTTCCGGACCGCACCGCGACGGGGCACCGGGTGTACACCGACGAGCACGTGCGACGATTCCGCGTCGTCCAGGCGTGCCAGGAAGTCGGGATGAGCCTCGAGGAGATCCGGCACGTGCTGCACCGCGACGAGGCGGGCCGCACCGAGATCATCGAACGACGGCTCGACTGGATCCGCGCTCAGCGCGATCGGCTTGCGCAGGCCGAGGCGTTCCTGCAGCACGTCGTCGACTGCACGCACGACATGCTCACCCGATGCCCTTCGTGCGCCCGCTACCCCGACACGTCGTCGCTCTCGCTCCCGACGACGCCACGACCGGATGCGTCGTCAATCGCTCGCGGAGACCGCGGCGGCCCGGACCCTTTCCCACGCTCCGGAACCACCCTCAGCACAGGTGGCTGAGCCCGTCGAAGCCACCGGCACCCGCCGGAACCCTGGCCGGCTCGAGGTCCTCCGCCACGACCCGTCGCCGTTACGCGTGCCGCGTGTCGTGCTCGACGTGGCCGGCGGGCTCGAGCTGGAACGTCGAGTGCTCCACGTCGAAGTGGTCACTCAGGCACTCCTGCAGAGACGACAGGATGCCGGCGGCCCGGCCGTCCGAAAACGCGGCGTCGTCGACGATCACGTGCGCGCTGAACACCGGCGCGCCGCGGGTGAGCTGCCACACGTGCACGTCGTGCACATCGACGACGCCGTCGGCTTCGCGCAGGTGCTCGCGGATCTCGGCGACGTGCACACCGACGGGTGCCGACTCGGTCAAGACGACGACCACCTCGCGCAGCAGGCCGATGGCCCGCGGCACGATCATCAGAGCGATGAGCAGCGAGGCGATGGCATCCGCCTGCGTGAAGCCGGTCGCGACGATGACGACGGCGGCGAGGATGACGGCCACCGAGCCGATCAGATCGCCCAGCACTTCGAGGTACGCGCCCCGGACGTTGATGCTGCGTTTCTGCGCCCGGCCGAGCAGCCACATCGACACGGCGTTCGCGATCATGCCGACGCTCGCGACGACGAGCATGAGCCCGCCCTGCACCTCCGCCTCGGCCGGCGCAAGCAGTCGCTGGACGGCTTCGATCCCCACCCACACGCACAGCACGATCAGGATCGCGCCGTTCGCCAGGGCACCGAGCACCTCCGCGCGCTGATACCCGTAGGTCTGCCGGTCGTCGGCCGGTCGGGCAGCGATCGCCGTCGCGATGAGAGCGACGACCAGGGCCGCTGCGTCGGTGAACATGTGCGCCGCGTCGGCCAACAGGGCGAGCGAGCCCGACAGGATCGCCCCGACGATCTGCACGACCATCACGGTCGCGGTCAGGCCGAGCGCTGTCGCGAGCAGGCGCCTGTTGCTGGCATCCCGGATGCCGCCGGCGGGCGCGTGATCGTGCATAACGCCAGGCTAAGACGGGTGCTGCGCCTGTCGCCCTCGTTCCGGCAAGTCGGGAATGAGAACCGCCCTCAGCCTTCCCATACGGAGACTGGGGGCACGGACCCCGTGTCCATCTCGTGTCCCAGATCATGGCCGGAAGCATCGTGTTCGGCGGGATCTCAGAGGCGTATTACGAGTACGCCCACGAGAGGACCCGTTCCATATCCCAACCTCAGAAACTGCCTTCTGGCAACTTCCGCATCCGTGTGAAGGGGCCGGACGGTTCCGACACAGCGTGACCGCCGACAGCATCCGGGAGGTGCAGGAGGAGGCGAAACGGAAGACGGCCGAGCTGTGGACCGAGAAGCCCACGACGGCCAAGCGACAGCCCCGACAGAAGGTCATCGAAACCCGGTTTGATCTGTTCGCAGAGGAGTGGCTGCACACCCGCCGCCCTGGGGAGCGCCACCGCAACGTTCACGGCGCTTCTGGTCCAGGTGCTGGGCCTGGTAATCGTCGCTGGCGGTCTCGGCGCGGGCCTCGACAGCGTGCAGCAGAAGTTGGAGACGGTGGAGAAGCAGACCAACGGCACCCTGTCGGCGCTGCGTGAGGACAACGACCGACTGCACGCCGAGAACGCCAAGCTCAACCGCCAGCTCCATCCAGAGGACTCCGCGGACCACTGACGCTAGCTATTCGTCCTCGGGTGGGTTCACTGCGAAGTGAAAGAAGGCGTGGCCGTCGTACCAGTCACTGCGGTGGAACTTCGACGTGCTCGCCATGCGCACGTGGACCGTCCGCTGCTCACCCACGTCAGCCGCGGTCATCTGGTATCGCAGTACGACTTCCGATCCTGTGGCGTCTGGATCGCGGTCCAGGCGCGTTTTCGTGGCGAGACCTTCCATCAGTCCGCCGGAGAATATCCACCATTCGAGGTCGAACCCTCTGGCTGCAACGGCGCTCGCCCGCACTTCCACCCAGTCGCCAACGTCGAGGCGGGGACGTTCGGGATGGCTATAGATGTCGGCGGGGGTAACCGAACTGCGTCCCAGTTGGTCGGTCGCGGACTCGATACGCGGGTAGTACCTTGTTTCGCTCCCCGATGTTCCCCGGAAGATGGCGACCTGATTCTGCACCTGCTGCGCGCCACCGGACAGAAGGTCGCGCTCGAACGGCAGGATCACACGGTTGTGCTGGGCCGGGTTCCGATAGTCGTTCACCAACGCGAACATCACTTTCAGGCGTGCCAAATCCTGGAACACGGGCTTGAACTTCTCCCAGTTGGACTCCACTAGGCGGGTGAGTTGTGTCGTCTCCGTGTAGTCGAGAAGGTCAGTGCTCGCGACTGCGCCGTCACGCTTCTTCTCGTCGGTGGTCTGCTTCTCCTCCAGCTTTTCAACAGCCTCACTCTGGAGCTTCGTCTTCCACTCCGGCAGCACCTCCCGGATGGCGCTTCGTAGCGCACTCTCAAAGACCGCCACCGACTCGCTGGGTTCAAGTGCCATGAACGCAGGATAGTCAGATGCGCCCCGGGGACCGGGGGTCGATATCCTCTGGGGGTG
The DNA window shown above is from Microbacterium proteolyticum and carries:
- a CDS encoding helix-turn-helix domain-containing protein — its product is MSPWLDGKTSGRPEVKTKGAIVKIGEASRRVGVPAHVLRHWHDSGVVVPDRTATGHRVYTDEHVRRFRVVQACQEVGMSLEEIRHVLHRDEAGRTEIIERRLDWIRAQRDRLAQAEAFLQHVVDCTHDMLTRCPSCARYPDTSSLSLPTTPRPDASSIARGDRGGPDPFPRSGTTLSTGG
- a CDS encoding alpha/beta fold hydrolase, producing the protein MAHLLHGADFADLFLWDIVTLDPWGSPFFVLVAEHAEVFARLPANLHAALVREYISTALPPRERAGIVDMLASPWLDARGQASFYRQIVGVASSDTRAIADALHATRCAVRIGWGRDDPWLPLEQAYELQAAFPGHAEVIVFGEVGHLAPVVGAAAVVTAVRDWLRR
- a CDS encoding alpha/beta fold hydrolase codes for the protein MVTYDPTLPDPRFVMMGETSLATWVLEPVGAARGEVVLCHGTPWSSRVWAQVARELSRDYRVFLWDMPGYGESDRDATVATDLRAQAERLVALLQLWGCGVRTWWRTTSAALWPSWRIFCTAPTSLICSCGTS
- a CDS encoding cation diffusion facilitator family transporter, encoding MHDHAPAGGIRDASNRRLLATALGLTATVMVVQIVGAILSGSLALLADAAHMFTDAAALVVALIATAIAARPADDRQTYGYQRAEVLGALANGAILIVLCVWVGIEAVQRLLAPAEAEVQGGLMLVVASVGMIANAVSMWLLGRAQKRSINVRGAYLEVLGDLIGSVAVILAAVVIVATGFTQADAIASLLIALMIVPRAIGLLREVVVVLTESAPVGVHVAEIREHLREADGVVDVHDVHVWQLTRGAPVFSAHVIVDDAAFSDGRAAGILSSLQECLSDHFDVEHSTFQLEPAGHVEHDTRHA